A genome region from Scyliorhinus torazame isolate Kashiwa2021f chromosome 11, sScyTor2.1, whole genome shotgun sequence includes the following:
- the tcf24 gene encoding transcription factor 24, with translation MVQPKKSPMDSAAVPKATIEDSSGSSPSSDPDSLSCPTRKHSELASRSKAVRTRGRPAAANAARERSRVQTLRHAFLELQKTLPSVPPDTKLSKLDVLILATTYIAHLTRTLEDSLEEGEGRRSAELMHSLKVDGYLHPVKKWPMRSRLYVGATGQFLNSGQSENQTQGETINPDHV, from the exons ATGGTTCAGCCTAAGAAAAGTCCAATGGATTCCGCTGCCGTTCCAAAGGCCACGATCGAAGACAGTTCTGGTTCCAGCCCGAGCTCGGATCCTGATTCTTTGAGCTGTCCCACTCGAAAGCACTCGGAATTGGCTTCTCGCTCGAAAGCGGTGCGTACGAGGGGCAGGCCTGCGGCAGCAAACGCAGCCCGGGAGCGGAGCCGAGTACAAACCCTGAGGCATGCCTTCTTAGAGCTACAAAAAACTCTACCCTCAGTCCCTCCGGACACCAAACTGTCCAAACTGGACGTCCTAATCCTGGCAACCACCTACATTGCACATTTGACCCGTACCCTAGAAGACAGTCTGGAGGAGGGAGAAGGTCGGAGATCTGCTGAGTTAATGCACTCCCTCAAAGTGGATGGATATCTGCACCCGGTCAAA AAGTGGCCGATGCGATCCCGGTTGTACGTTGGCGCAACAGGTCAATTTTTGAAttcgggtcaatcagagaatcaaactcaAGGAGAGACGATCAACCCCGATCATGTCTAA